One window of the Archangium primigenium genome contains the following:
- a CDS encoding D-alanine--D-alanine ligase family protein, which yields MHIAILYNRDHEQLEDDPGREARADVTRVASALADALQHGGFRPEPIAVEGTRLEFVDLLARMRPDLVINLCESVAADSRAEVVIPCLLDMLGLPYTGSSALSLGLALHKDKAKELLRARGVPTPGFARVDRLEDLERLTLPFPLIVKPAREDASMGITRDSVVHDPAALRRAVEAVLTTFHQPAIVEQFIPGREIYVPLLGNAPRRALPLTEIRFGQLFQDRPNIVTYAGKWEENSPEYVNTPSGPCLLEDKALEARLVKTALEAFAALEGQDYGRVDLRVTPDGQPYVIDINPNCDLHPDAGFAKAALAAGMDYRALARTLVEVALERTHGHSPPRRKGSGVTRLPDSPNRNLLLGGKGLRGRTRRSRAAAK from the coding sequence ATGCACATCGCCATCCTGTACAACCGAGACCACGAGCAGTTGGAGGACGACCCGGGTCGGGAGGCGCGAGCAGACGTGACGCGCGTGGCGTCCGCCCTGGCGGACGCCCTCCAGCACGGCGGCTTCCGGCCCGAGCCCATCGCCGTGGAGGGCACCCGGCTGGAGTTCGTGGACCTGCTCGCCCGGATGCGGCCCGACCTGGTCATCAACCTCTGTGAGTCCGTGGCCGCGGACAGCCGGGCCGAGGTCGTCATCCCCTGCCTGCTGGACATGCTCGGGCTGCCCTACACGGGCTCGTCCGCCCTGTCCCTGGGGCTCGCGCTGCACAAGGACAAGGCCAAGGAGCTGCTCCGGGCGCGCGGCGTGCCCACGCCCGGCTTCGCCCGGGTGGACCGGCTCGAGGACCTGGAGCGCCTGACGCTGCCCTTCCCGCTCATCGTGAAGCCCGCGCGCGAGGACGCCAGCATGGGCATCACCCGCGACTCGGTGGTGCACGACCCCGCCGCCCTGCGCCGGGCGGTGGAGGCCGTGCTCACCACCTTCCACCAGCCCGCCATCGTCGAGCAGTTCATCCCCGGCCGGGAAATCTACGTGCCCCTCCTGGGCAACGCCCCCCGCCGGGCCCTGCCGCTCACGGAGATCCGCTTCGGCCAGCTCTTCCAGGACCGGCCCAACATCGTCACCTACGCGGGCAAGTGGGAGGAGAACTCGCCCGAGTACGTGAACACCCCCTCGGGGCCGTGTCTGCTGGAGGACAAGGCGCTGGAGGCCCGGCTGGTGAAGACGGCCCTGGAGGCCTTCGCCGCGCTAGAGGGCCAGGACTACGGCCGGGTGGACCTGCGGGTCACCCCGGACGGCCAGCCCTACGTCATCGACATCAACCCCAACTGTGATCTCCATCCCGACGCGGGCTTCGCCAAGGCGGCCCTGGCCGCGGGGATGGACTACCGCGCCCTGGCCCGCACGCTGGTCGAGGTCGCGCTGGAGAGGACCCATGGACATTCGCCCCCTCGAAGGAAAGGATCGGGAGTCACTCGCCTCCCTGATTCACCGAATCGAAACCTTCTCCTCGGAGGAAAAGGACTGCGCGGTCGAACTCGTCGATCTCGCGCTGCAGCCAAGTAA
- a CDS encoding transglutaminase domain-containing protein codes for MRTSPKALVALGALLLGPALVQCKKAEAPAAPVSAPSAPAKAAAPSPPAPEGVSDVVKARRPQGGEYLGLYLVDKKVGYLFTDLGLIPDRADRVRALSELHFKANVGSRLSERVHREERIYEAHPGGRLVAFTIEQRGDGGTQTLVGTITPSGVSVVRKRPGLADETVSLPPTAEVVEDADPARVALLRQGNLSGHMLDGTDLGTYPYQVTVQPTEQRLISGVQVKLGKAVMISEKEKVPVTTYLTEDGQVLEMEYGQTMKARAEPEAVAKRLDLVEVFGLTRVVLPKPLPESAKTIPGQVTLVMENLPPQFQQDSNRQKYQAEADGRVRVTVSARAPDAQKLKPRPLKDPEGGKNLETSIIIESDNPTIRNLADQLAAPHKDAYAAAQAISSWVATNLKKDYGASADRATDVLRQKKGDCTEHSLLTVSLLRAAGIPARRVDGVIYMVNQDGVPALYWHEWVEAFVGEWTQMDPTFDQVVADATHFGVGFEGNAEITPLIGTLKVVEVK; via the coding sequence GTGAGAACTTCCCCCAAGGCCCTCGTCGCGCTGGGCGCCCTGCTCCTGGGCCCGGCGCTCGTGCAGTGCAAGAAGGCGGAGGCCCCGGCCGCCCCCGTCTCCGCCCCGTCCGCCCCGGCGAAGGCCGCCGCCCCGTCCCCCCCGGCCCCCGAGGGCGTCTCGGACGTGGTGAAGGCGCGCCGGCCGCAGGGCGGCGAGTACCTGGGGCTGTACCTGGTGGACAAGAAGGTGGGCTACCTCTTCACGGACCTGGGCCTCATCCCGGACCGGGCGGACCGGGTGCGCGCCCTCAGTGAACTGCACTTCAAGGCGAACGTGGGCTCGCGCCTGTCCGAGCGCGTGCACCGCGAGGAGCGCATCTACGAGGCCCACCCCGGCGGGCGGCTGGTGGCCTTCACCATCGAGCAGCGCGGCGATGGCGGCACCCAGACGCTCGTGGGCACCATCACCCCCTCGGGCGTGAGCGTGGTGCGCAAGCGCCCGGGGCTCGCGGACGAGACGGTGAGCCTGCCGCCCACCGCCGAGGTCGTGGAGGACGCGGATCCGGCGCGCGTGGCGCTGCTGCGCCAGGGCAACCTGAGCGGCCACATGCTGGACGGCACGGACCTGGGCACCTACCCGTACCAGGTGACGGTGCAGCCCACCGAGCAGCGGCTCATCAGCGGCGTGCAGGTGAAGCTGGGCAAGGCGGTGATGATCTCCGAGAAGGAGAAGGTCCCCGTCACGACCTACCTGACCGAGGACGGCCAGGTGCTGGAGATGGAGTACGGGCAGACGATGAAGGCCCGGGCCGAGCCGGAGGCGGTGGCCAAGCGGTTGGATCTGGTGGAGGTGTTCGGCCTCACCCGGGTGGTCCTGCCCAAGCCGCTGCCCGAGTCCGCCAAGACGATCCCCGGCCAGGTGACGCTGGTGATGGAGAACCTGCCCCCCCAGTTCCAGCAGGACAGCAACCGCCAGAAGTACCAGGCGGAGGCGGACGGCCGGGTGCGGGTGACGGTGTCGGCGCGGGCGCCGGACGCCCAGAAGCTCAAGCCCCGGCCGCTCAAGGATCCCGAGGGCGGCAAGAACCTCGAGACGTCCATCATCATCGAGAGCGACAACCCGACCATCCGCAACCTCGCCGACCAGCTCGCGGCGCCGCACAAGGACGCCTACGCGGCGGCCCAGGCCATCAGCTCCTGGGTGGCCACGAACCTGAAGAAGGACTACGGGGCGAGCGCCGACCGGGCCACGGACGTGCTGCGCCAGAAGAAGGGGGACTGCACGGAGCACTCCCTGCTGACGGTGTCGCTCCTGCGCGCGGCGGGCATTCCCGCGCGGCGCGTGGATGGCGTCATCTACATGGTGAACCAGGACGGGGTGCCGGCGCTCTACTGGCACGAGTGGGTGGAGGCCTTCGTGGGCGAGTGGACCCAGATGGATCCCACCTTCGACCAGGTGGTGGCGGACGCCACCCACTTCGGCGTGGGCTTCGAGGGCAACGCGGAGATCACCCCCCTCATCGGTACGCTCAAGGTCGTCGAGGTGAAGTAG
- a CDS encoding DinB family protein, whose product MSHAVRDPLLWQFDMAWQLTWYHLESLTTEECLWRPAAQGLHVRPDAEGRWVADWPEREDYGLGPSSIAWLTWHFGFWWSMVLDHSFGAATLSREQVTWPGSAEGVRAWIQRLHGEWRAALERLSDEELRSTERTRWPFQDQPFAHVLAWANVELTKSAAELGYARFLHAVRAG is encoded by the coding sequence ATGTCCCATGCGGTCCGCGACCCCCTGCTCTGGCAGTTCGACATGGCGTGGCAGCTCACCTGGTACCACCTGGAGAGCCTCACCACCGAGGAGTGCCTGTGGCGCCCCGCCGCCCAGGGCCTGCACGTGCGTCCGGACGCCGAGGGCCGGTGGGTGGCGGACTGGCCGGAGCGCGAGGACTACGGCCTGGGTCCCTCCAGCATCGCGTGGCTGACGTGGCACTTCGGCTTCTGGTGGTCCATGGTGCTCGACCACTCCTTCGGGGCCGCGACGCTCTCGCGCGAGCAGGTGACGTGGCCCGGCTCCGCCGAAGGTGTGCGGGCGTGGATCCAGCGGCTGCACGGCGAGTGGCGGGCGGCGCTCGAGCGGCTCTCGGACGAGGAGCTGCGGTCCACCGAGCGCACGCGCTGGCCCTTCCAGGATCAGCCCTTCGCCCACGTCCTCGCCTGGGCGAACGTGGAGCTCACCAAGAGCGCCGCCGAGCTCGGCTACGCGCGCTTCCTCCACGCGGTGCGCGCGGGGTAG
- a CDS encoding thymidylate synthase translates to MQQYLALLEHVLHHGAKKSDRTGTGTLSIFGHQMRFDLTRGFPLVTTKKLHLKSIIHELLWMLAGQTNVRGLQAHGVSIWDEWANAEGELGPIYGHQWRSWSTPDGGTIDQMSQLVEGLKKNPDSRRHLVSAWNVADLPAMKLPPCHILFQFYVADGKLSCQLYQRSADIFLGLPFNIASYALLTMMVAQVTGLEAHEFIHTTGDAHLYLNHLEQAREQLQRAPRAPPRMVLNPDVRSLFDFKYEDFTLRDYEPHPAIKAPVAV, encoded by the coding sequence ATGCAACAGTACCTCGCCCTGCTCGAGCACGTGCTTCATCACGGAGCGAAGAAGAGCGATCGCACCGGCACCGGCACGCTGAGCATCTTCGGCCATCAGATGCGCTTCGACCTGACCCGGGGCTTTCCCCTGGTGACGACGAAGAAGCTGCACCTCAAGTCCATCATCCACGAGCTTTTGTGGATGCTCGCGGGCCAGACCAACGTGCGCGGGCTGCAGGCCCACGGCGTCTCCATCTGGGACGAGTGGGCCAACGCCGAGGGCGAGCTGGGCCCCATCTACGGCCACCAGTGGCGCTCCTGGTCCACGCCCGACGGCGGCACCATCGATCAGATGAGCCAGTTGGTGGAAGGCCTCAAGAAGAACCCGGACTCGCGCCGCCACCTGGTGAGCGCGTGGAACGTGGCGGACCTGCCCGCCATGAAGCTGCCGCCCTGTCACATCCTGTTCCAGTTCTACGTGGCCGACGGCAAGCTCTCCTGCCAGCTCTACCAGCGCAGCGCGGACATCTTCCTCGGGCTGCCCTTCAACATCGCCTCCTACGCGCTGCTCACGATGATGGTGGCGCAGGTGACGGGCCTTGAGGCGCACGAGTTCATCCACACCACGGGCGACGCGCACCTCTACCTCAACCACCTGGAGCAGGCGCGCGAGCAGCTCCAGCGCGCCCCCCGCGCCCCGCCGCGCATGGTGCTCAACCCCGACGTGCGCTCGCTCTTCGACTTCAAGTACGAGGACTTCACCCTGCGTGACTACGAGCCCCACCCGGCCATCAAGGCGCCGGTGGCGGTATGA
- a CDS encoding type VI immunity family protein: protein MNEPVPPIRLRTDQHRLVGRDGLVLCFFIRRSHGEIAPAIWRALRTYVQAIPPGALGWYGDYDGNTLPLDSTGWAFVQEELLGCASPATARVELWEHESEVGGYNFEYLGRWLDAPPFDQDTDATCGVCFSFPSEYLQGQGAHALRTLALELARELPFSFGYASLAIVSPGGRWYMARQALIPLLERYLGLDLYRLEETSRAIGARARGAHWLTFLGPELVNGLGGLHRLREALSSLHVSIHELEQGRLLLTLGDEPDALDTRKNEDAPHYRALARLLEPFFLDEHTGWFSLDKEPMRRWLRRFCT, encoded by the coding sequence GTGAACGAACCGGTTCCGCCCATCCGGCTCCGAACGGACCAGCACAGGTTGGTGGGCCGCGACGGACTCGTCCTGTGCTTCTTCATCCGTCGCTCCCATGGAGAGATCGCCCCCGCCATCTGGCGAGCGCTGCGGACCTATGTCCAAGCCATTCCTCCCGGAGCGCTCGGCTGGTACGGCGACTATGACGGCAATACCCTCCCCCTCGACTCGACGGGTTGGGCCTTCGTCCAGGAGGAACTCCTGGGCTGTGCCTCGCCGGCCACGGCCCGCGTCGAACTCTGGGAGCACGAGAGCGAGGTCGGGGGGTACAACTTCGAGTATCTCGGCCGTTGGTTGGACGCTCCCCCGTTTGATCAGGACACGGATGCGACCTGCGGCGTGTGCTTCTCCTTTCCCTCGGAATACCTCCAGGGACAGGGCGCGCACGCGCTGCGCACGCTCGCACTGGAGTTGGCCCGTGAGCTGCCGTTCAGCTTTGGCTATGCCAGTCTCGCCATCGTGTCCCCCGGAGGCCGCTGGTACATGGCGCGGCAGGCCCTGATTCCCCTGCTCGAGCGATACCTGGGACTCGACCTCTACCGGCTCGAGGAAACCAGCCGGGCCATTGGTGCACGTGCGCGCGGGGCGCATTGGCTCACGTTCCTCGGGCCCGAGCTCGTGAACGGATTGGGAGGCCTCCACCGCCTGCGCGAGGCCCTGTCCTCTCTCCACGTGTCCATTCACGAACTGGAGCAAGGGAGGCTCTTGCTCACGCTGGGAGATGAGCCCGACGCCCTCGACACGCGGAAGAACGAGGATGCCCCCCACTACCGCGCTCTGGCCCGGCTGTTGGAGCCCTTCTTCCTCGACGAGCACACCGGCTGGTTCTCCCTGGACAAGGAACCCATGCGCCGATGGCTCCGACGCTTCTGCACTTGA
- a CDS encoding dihydrofolate reductase: MTLSAIVALASNRCIGRDNALPWRLPEDLQRFKRLTLGHTLVMGRKTYDSIGRPLPGRTTVVVTRQPDWAAPAGVRVAHALDEALDMAGPGEVFLAGGAQLYAQAMDRVRRLYLTRIERPYEGDTFFPEVDLSGWRLVADEPHPATDTTPPFRFLTYER; this comes from the coding sequence ATGACGCTGTCGGCCATCGTGGCCCTGGCGTCCAACCGCTGCATTGGCCGGGACAACGCCCTGCCCTGGCGCCTGCCGGAGGACCTCCAGCGCTTCAAGCGGCTCACGCTGGGGCACACGCTCGTCATGGGGCGCAAGACGTACGACTCCATCGGCCGGCCGCTGCCCGGCCGGACCACCGTGGTGGTGACACGCCAGCCGGACTGGGCGGCCCCTGCCGGAGTGCGGGTGGCGCACGCCCTGGACGAGGCCCTGGACATGGCCGGCCCGGGTGAGGTCTTCCTCGCCGGGGGCGCGCAGCTCTACGCCCAGGCGATGGACCGGGTGCGGCGGCTGTACCTCACCCGCATCGAGCGTCCCTACGAGGGGGACACCTTCTTCCCCGAGGTGGACCTGTCCGGCTGGCGCCTGGTCGCCGACGAGCCCCACCCCGCCACGGACACCACGCCCCCCTTCCGCTTCCTCACCTACGAGCGATAA
- a CDS encoding cytochrome c/FTR1 family iron permease: MRTGLLLLSLLLLAPLAHAQEGESETRTWHRLVGILQYLQADYPAAVESRSEFELAEQRSFIAEAREAASELGRRGETFVVKLESIQKRVDQGEDPEGVSRECGELVESLVLAGGLARSPRLTPDLKLGAQLYQESCAACHGADGRADVPIAKTMEPAPANFQDAELMSGITPYKAFNTTGFGVPGTPMPGFPTLSEHERWSVAFYLFTLRQPPCEGTPPRASMEKLANATDTELEKDYGQQHLACLRQKMPEVDTERSLVVTREHVEQALRLADAGDMLGARNALLDAYLKGLEPVEVMLQARDPDLVLQLEKAFLATRLAAENKSPHVQDEGRVLLSLLDQARRGSGDTMGFLSVIWLTMLILVREGFEASIIIAALLAMLRKMQAPEYARVVHLGWVSALVVGALAFIFGRHLMNGANRELLEGFAGLFAVAMLLYAALWLNARANMSKFMGELREKMKGALGRGSMAGLFAIAFTSALRESVETAIFLQGLALDSATGVMWGCALGTVAIAVLVFFVNRVGYKLPMKTLFKASTVLLVATAVMLLGKALHALQEVALLPIKPIPFVTIDLLGVYPDAVSLVPQVLLTVVPLALVFIKRRRDGSARLADASPQG, encoded by the coding sequence ATGCGCACCGGTCTACTGCTGCTGTCGCTCCTGCTCCTGGCCCCGCTGGCCCATGCCCAGGAGGGCGAATCGGAGACGCGCACCTGGCACCGCCTGGTGGGCATCCTCCAATACCTCCAAGCGGACTATCCGGCGGCGGTGGAGTCGCGCTCGGAGTTCGAGCTGGCCGAGCAGCGCAGCTTCATCGCCGAGGCCCGCGAGGCCGCGAGCGAGCTGGGCCGCCGGGGCGAGACGTTCGTCGTGAAGCTGGAGTCCATCCAGAAGCGCGTGGACCAGGGCGAGGATCCCGAGGGCGTGAGCCGCGAGTGCGGCGAGCTGGTGGAGTCGCTGGTGCTGGCCGGAGGCCTGGCGCGCAGTCCCCGCCTGACGCCGGACCTGAAGCTGGGCGCCCAGTTGTACCAGGAGAGCTGCGCGGCCTGTCACGGCGCGGACGGCCGGGCGGACGTGCCCATCGCCAAGACGATGGAGCCCGCGCCCGCCAACTTCCAGGACGCGGAGCTCATGTCCGGCATCACCCCGTACAAGGCCTTCAACACCACGGGCTTCGGCGTGCCTGGCACGCCCATGCCGGGCTTTCCCACCCTGAGCGAGCACGAGCGCTGGTCCGTCGCCTTCTACCTCTTCACGCTGCGCCAGCCCCCGTGCGAGGGCACCCCGCCCCGCGCCTCGATGGAGAAGCTGGCCAACGCCACGGACACCGAGCTCGAGAAGGACTATGGCCAGCAGCACCTGGCGTGCCTGCGCCAGAAGATGCCCGAGGTGGACACGGAGCGCAGCCTGGTGGTGACGCGCGAGCACGTGGAGCAGGCGCTGCGGCTGGCGGACGCCGGGGACATGCTTGGCGCGCGCAACGCCCTCCTGGATGCGTACCTCAAGGGGCTCGAGCCCGTGGAGGTCATGCTCCAGGCGCGCGACCCGGACCTGGTGCTCCAGTTGGAGAAGGCCTTCCTCGCCACGCGTCTGGCCGCGGAGAACAAGAGCCCGCACGTCCAGGACGAGGGCCGGGTGCTCCTGTCGCTCCTGGATCAGGCGCGCCGGGGCAGCGGCGACACCATGGGCTTCCTGTCGGTCATCTGGCTCACCATGCTCATCCTCGTGCGCGAGGGCTTCGAGGCGAGCATCATCATCGCCGCGCTGCTGGCCATGCTGCGCAAGATGCAGGCGCCCGAGTACGCGCGCGTGGTGCACCTGGGCTGGGTGTCCGCGCTCGTCGTGGGGGCGCTGGCCTTCATCTTCGGCCGGCACCTGATGAATGGCGCCAACCGCGAGCTGCTCGAGGGCTTCGCGGGCCTGTTCGCCGTGGCCATGCTGCTCTACGCGGCGCTGTGGCTCAACGCGCGCGCCAACATGAGCAAGTTCATGGGCGAGCTGCGCGAGAAGATGAAGGGTGCGCTGGGCCGCGGCAGCATGGCGGGCCTGTTCGCCATCGCCTTCACGTCCGCGCTGCGCGAGAGCGTGGAGACGGCCATCTTCCTGCAGGGGCTCGCGCTGGACTCGGCCACGGGCGTGATGTGGGGCTGCGCGCTGGGCACGGTGGCCATCGCCGTGCTCGTCTTCTTCGTCAACCGCGTGGGCTACAAGCTGCCCATGAAGACGCTCTTCAAGGCGTCCACGGTGCTGCTGGTGGCCACCGCCGTCATGCTCCTGGGCAAGGCGCTGCATGCCCTCCAGGAGGTGGCCCTCTTGCCCATCAAGCCCATCCCCTTCGTCACCATCGACCTCCTGGGCGTCTATCCGGACGCGGTGTCGCTCGTGCCGCAGGTGCTGCTCACCGTCGTGCCGCTCGCCCTGGTGTTCATCAAGCGGCGGCGCGACGGCTCGGCCCGGCTGGCGGACGCCTCGCCCCAGGGGTGA
- a CDS encoding MBL fold metallo-hydrolase, producing the protein MSETVQGAPPPPPVAVPRLSSVVVPCRRTAQGWEVFWVKRDKALRFAGGFYAFPGGKLDAQDADVPVHGASGQDAALRAAAARELLEEAGVLAAEGAERLTPDAVATLRREVLEGRVSWRAGLERHGLSLRSGDLLEAGRWVTPEFAPVRFDTFFYFLEVGPHARTEWWPGELSEAAWVTPAEALARWEAGTALLHPPALHVLRVLARAGSPERTAAALRTPEHCPDFIAQRIEYQRGVRVFPLRTATLPPATHTNAYVLGEEELLIVDPGSGDEEELARLLALVEGLVAEGVRVKAVVLTHHHGDHTAGVRAVTERLGVPLWCHARTADRVAVPTARLLVDGEVLELAGTPPQRWRVLYTPGHAQGHVCLVDERTRAAVVGDMVAGVGTIVIDPPEGDMAEYLRQLARLRDWPVTTLYAAHGMAIPDGPGKLQEYLDHRAAREARILAALPSEGVTLTELVARAYVETPPFLLPVAERSALAVLLKLQGEGRVREASGRYFPG; encoded by the coding sequence ATGAGCGAGACCGTCCAGGGGGCGCCGCCCCCGCCGCCCGTGGCCGTGCCCCGGCTGTCGTCCGTGGTGGTGCCGTGCCGCCGCACCGCCCAGGGGTGGGAAGTGTTCTGGGTCAAGCGCGACAAGGCGCTGCGCTTCGCGGGCGGCTTCTACGCCTTTCCCGGCGGCAAGCTGGACGCCCAGGACGCGGACGTGCCGGTGCACGGGGCCTCGGGCCAGGACGCGGCCCTGCGCGCGGCGGCGGCGCGGGAGCTGCTCGAGGAGGCGGGCGTGCTGGCGGCCGAGGGCGCCGAGCGGCTGACGCCGGACGCGGTGGCCACGCTGCGCCGGGAGGTGCTGGAGGGCCGGGTGTCGTGGCGCGCGGGGCTCGAGCGCCATGGGCTGTCCTTGCGGAGCGGGGACTTGCTCGAGGCGGGGCGGTGGGTGACGCCGGAGTTCGCCCCGGTGCGCTTCGACACCTTCTTCTACTTCCTGGAGGTGGGGCCGCACGCCCGGACGGAGTGGTGGCCCGGGGAGCTGTCCGAGGCGGCGTGGGTGACGCCCGCGGAGGCCCTGGCCCGCTGGGAGGCGGGCACCGCGCTGCTCCATCCGCCCGCGCTGCACGTCCTGCGGGTGCTGGCGCGCGCCGGGTCGCCCGAGCGGACGGCGGCGGCCCTGCGCACGCCGGAGCACTGTCCGGACTTCATCGCCCAGCGCATCGAGTACCAGCGCGGCGTGCGCGTGTTTCCCCTGCGCACGGCCACGCTGCCCCCGGCCACGCACACCAACGCGTACGTGCTGGGCGAGGAGGAGCTGCTCATCGTGGACCCGGGCTCGGGGGACGAGGAGGAGCTGGCGCGGCTGCTGGCGCTGGTGGAGGGGCTGGTGGCGGAGGGCGTCCGGGTGAAGGCGGTGGTGCTCACCCACCACCATGGGGACCACACGGCGGGCGTGCGCGCGGTGACGGAGCGGCTGGGCGTGCCCCTGTGGTGCCATGCGCGCACGGCGGACCGGGTGGCGGTGCCCACGGCGCGGCTCCTGGTGGACGGCGAGGTGCTGGAGCTGGCGGGCACGCCGCCCCAGCGCTGGCGGGTGCTGTACACGCCGGGACATGCCCAGGGGCACGTGTGCCTGGTGGACGAGCGCACGCGCGCGGCGGTGGTGGGCGACATGGTGGCGGGCGTGGGCACCATCGTCATCGACCCGCCCGAGGGCGACATGGCCGAGTACCTGCGGCAGCTGGCGCGCCTGCGGGACTGGCCGGTGACGACGCTCTACGCGGCGCACGGCATGGCGATTCCAGATGGGCCGGGCAAGCTCCAGGAGTACCTGGACCACCGCGCGGCGCGCGAGGCGCGCATCCTGGCGGCGCTGCCCTCGGAGGGGGTGACGCTCACCGAGCTGGTGGCGCGCGCCTACGTGGAGACGCCGCCCTTCCTCCTGCCGGTGGCCGAGCGCAGCGCCCTGGCGGTGTTGCTCAAGCTCCAGGGCGAGGGCCGGGTGCGCGAGGCATCCGGCCGCTACTTCCCGGGGTGA
- a CDS encoding GNAT family N-acetyltransferase yields MIHRIETFSSEEKDCAVELVDLALQPSNRDYHILVADRDGTLVGYVCYGPTPMTEGTYDLYWIASDPKVRGQGVGASLVSRMEADLRGRQARIIRVETSATESYGPTRGFYAALKYTEEARIRDFYKVGDDLIILTKRV; encoded by the coding sequence CTGATTCACCGAATCGAAACCTTCTCCTCGGAGGAAAAGGACTGCGCGGTCGAACTCGTCGATCTCGCGCTGCAGCCAAGTAACCGCGACTACCACATCCTCGTCGCGGACCGGGACGGCACGCTCGTGGGCTACGTGTGCTACGGCCCCACCCCCATGACCGAGGGCACGTACGACCTGTACTGGATCGCCTCGGATCCGAAGGTGCGGGGCCAGGGCGTGGGCGCCTCGCTGGTGTCGCGCATGGAGGCGGACCTGCGGGGCCGTCAGGCGCGCATCATCCGCGTGGAGACGAGCGCCACCGAGTCCTACGGCCCCACCCGCGGCTTCTACGCCGCGCTCAAGTACACGGAAGAGGCCCGAATCCGGGACTTCTACAAGGTCGGCGACGACCTCATCATCCTCACCAAGCGCGTCTGA
- a CDS encoding HD domain-containing protein: MRIRDPIHGTIDVSGEEKAVIDSRFYQRLRHVRQLGFGDLAFPGATHTRHAHSLGAMHVASRVFHAVTDRAELPAEVRERFSAAVRLAVLCHDLGHMPLSHASERIAPPRASLRLPAWLDAVAEGEQATHEDYTAKLLLDSALTPLIEEQYKPRGISPEAAVGLITGARPPRDPGFSHAGVDWTPLLRAIVSGELDADRMDYLLRDSFYTGVNYGRYDMDWLVSNLNPAVKDGRAYLALSRAAAFAFEDFLLSRHHMFISVYYHHTSVNFDAMLRRYYEEAPGEFEIPSDPDAFLHCDDVALWYTLRRSKNRWAQRIATRQGFKLLAQFTERDVGYDLDVLRSALVTGGFEHFTVESKGVLSKYFAEGSVPSLYIVDRSTGRLTEVSRYTPLYQRYSGAVRLTRLYVRPDQIEDARNMMARLLGQAVGG; the protein is encoded by the coding sequence ATGCGGATTCGTGACCCCATCCACGGCACCATCGATGTGAGTGGCGAGGAGAAGGCCGTCATCGACAGCCGGTTCTACCAACGGCTCCGTCACGTGCGGCAACTGGGCTTCGGGGACCTGGCATTCCCCGGCGCCACCCACACCCGGCATGCCCACTCGCTGGGCGCCATGCATGTCGCCTCCCGGGTATTCCACGCCGTCACGGATCGCGCGGAGCTGCCCGCCGAGGTGCGCGAGCGCTTCAGCGCCGCGGTCCGGCTCGCCGTGCTCTGCCATGACCTGGGGCACATGCCCCTGTCCCATGCTTCCGAGCGCATCGCCCCCCCGCGCGCCTCGCTGCGGCTGCCGGCCTGGCTGGACGCGGTGGCCGAGGGCGAGCAGGCCACCCACGAGGACTACACCGCCAAGCTCCTGCTGGACAGCGCGCTCACCCCCCTCATCGAGGAGCAGTACAAGCCCCGGGGGATTTCGCCGGAGGCGGCCGTGGGGCTCATCACCGGCGCGCGGCCGCCGAGGGACCCGGGCTTCTCCCATGCCGGGGTGGACTGGACGCCGCTCCTGCGCGCCATCGTGTCCGGGGAGCTGGACGCGGACCGGATGGACTACCTGCTGCGCGACTCGTTCTACACGGGCGTCAACTACGGCCGGTACGACATGGACTGGCTGGTGTCCAACCTCAACCCGGCGGTGAAGGACGGGCGGGCCTACCTGGCGCTCAGCCGGGCGGCGGCGTTCGCCTTCGAGGACTTCCTGCTCAGCCGCCACCACATGTTCATCTCGGTGTACTACCACCACACCTCGGTGAACTTCGACGCCATGCTCCGGCGCTACTACGAGGAGGCTCCGGGCGAGTTCGAGATCCCCTCCGACCCGGACGCCTTCCTGCACTGCGACGACGTGGCGCTCTGGTACACGCTGCGCCGCTCGAAGAACCGCTGGGCCCAGCGCATCGCCACGCGCCAGGGCTTCAAGCTGCTCGCGCAGTTCACCGAGCGGGACGTGGGCTACGACCTGGACGTGCTGCGCAGCGCGCTCGTCACCGGCGGCTTCGAGCACTTCACCGTGGAGTCCAAGGGCGTGCTCTCCAAGTACTTCGCGGAGGGCTCCGTCCCGAGCCTCTACATCGTGGACCGCTCGACGGGCCGGCTCACCGAGGTGTCGCGCTACACGCCGCTCTACCAGCGCTACAGCGGCGCGGTGCGGCTCACGCGGCTGTACGTGCGGCCGGATCAGATCGAGGACGCGCGCAACATGATGGCGCGGCTGCTCGGACAGGCGGTGGGGGGATGA